ACCAGGAACCACTGGAACAACTACAGGTGGACAGGACCTTGGCACAACCCTGCTTGTAGAAGGATGGCAGACAAGAACCAGCAGAAGAGATACCACTCCAGCGGAAGTCACCCAAGCACCAGGAACCACTGAAACAACTACAGGTGGACAGGACCTTGGCACAACCCTGCTTGTAGAAGGATGGCAGACAAGAACCAGCAGAAGAGATACCACTCCAGCTGAAGTCACCCAAGCATCAGGAACCACTGGAACAACTACAGGTGGACAGGACCTTGGCACAACCCTGCTTGTAGAAGGATGGCAGACAAGAACCAGCAGAAGAGATACCACTCCAGCTGAAGTCACCCAGGTACCAGGAAGCCCTGGAGCAACAGCCCCAGAGATAGGAACCACTGGAACAACTACAGGTGGACAGGACCTTGGCACAACCCTTCTTGTAGAAGGATGGCAGATGAGAACCAGCATAAGAGATACCACTCCAGCTGAAGTCACCCAAGCACCAGGAACCGCTGGAACAACTACAGCTACAGGTGGACAGGACCTTGGCACAACCCTGTTTGTAGAAGAATTGGAAACAAGAACTAGCAGAAGAGATACCACTCCAGGTGAAGTCACCCAGGTACCAGGAAGCCCTGGAGCAACAGCCCCAGAGATAGGTGGACAAGTTCCCAAAACTATCATAACAACAGCTTTAGCTCCAGATGGTGAGGTCTTTGATACAACTTTGGTTATAAAAAGACAGGAGGCAGGAACTTGCAGAGGACACATAATTCCAACCAACGCCTCAGGAACCATTGGGATAATCACCCCAGTTACAGGTAGCCAGGATCCAGGAACTCTTGGAAGAACAACTCCAGCTATAGGCAGACAAGACTTTGACACAAGTCTGGAGGCAGGAATTAGCAGAGATCTAACTCTTATTAGAGTCACTCAGCTACCAGCACAAGCTTCACACAAAAATATACAGCCTCCATCAACAGTTAGATTACCAATTCCAGGTACCGATGATTGGGTTCTGGAAACCACAAGAGCAGCAAATCTAGTTCCACAGGGACAGACTTCAAGAGCCAAAGTAACATCTAACGTAATGGAAGGTGGTTTGGTCTTGGGAACTAGGGCAGCAACAAAAACAGTTGTGGGAACCATTAAAGAAAGGAGATCAACCGTCAGAAATACTAATAGGCTAATTGAGGGAACTGTGAACATTGGAATACCTCTGATTACCACCATGAACAGGCCAAGCATCATCAGACCTTCTGCAATGGTCAGAGACAGTCTCAGAGCAGTAACTCCAGGCACAGACCAGCAGAGTGAGGAGATCACCAGAACTTCAGCCCCTGATGCAGATGCAGGTGCTTGGTTCTCAGGAACCATTACAAAGGGGAAAGTTTCAGCCTTGGCAGGAACAGTTGCTAATAGTAGAAAAAGTTACTCTGAGGAGCCCCTGAGAAGAATCCCGGGAGCAGCACTTCCGATTTCTCCCAGCAATAAGCCCTTCATGGAGAAGTAAGAACTACTGCATGTTTCTTCTCTAGAAGTACCCCTCTTGCCACTCTGGTCCCTTAGGTCAGTTCTCTGGGTCCTTCTTCATTTTGCCC
The DNA window shown above is from Notamacropus eugenii isolate mMacEug1 chromosome 2, mMacEug1.pri_v2, whole genome shotgun sequence and carries:
- the FCAMR gene encoding high affinity immunoglobulin alpha and immunoglobulin mu Fc receptor isoform X1 — translated: MEKNALIQPIQQEGTHLRAGWKMIPLFVLCLLQALPADTGALKGPRLVNGDPGGMVTIKCHYAPTLANKHQRKYWCRLYPPQRVCHTVISTNFYISQSYQGRVTLLDFPRSAMFVVTLAQLTPEDAGYYRCGIGPRTDALFLSMNLTISTAQANHSLDSAIVTIPSSIIPKTALATKGQTMETLCTSTSVTCRQDLDTTLLVEGWQTRTSRRDTTPAEVTQAPGTTGTTTGGQDLGTTLLVEGWQTRTSRRDTTPAEVTQAPGTTGTTTGGQDLGTTLLVEGWQTRTSRRDTTPAEVTQAPGTTGTTTGGQDLGTTLLVEGWQTRTSRRDTTPAEVTQAPGTTETTTGGQDLGTTLLVEGWQTRTSRRDTTPAEVTQASGTTGTTTGGQDLGTTLLVEGWQTRTSRRDTTPAEVTQVPGSPGATAPEIGTTGTTTGGQDLGTTLLVEGWQMRTSIRDTTPAEVTQAPGTAGTTTATGGQDLGTTLFVEELETRTSRRDTTPGEVTQVPGSPGATAPEIGGQVPKTIITTALAPDGEVFDTTLVIKRQEAGTCRGHIIPTNASGTIGIITPVTGSQDPGTLGRTTPAIGRQDFDTSLEAGISRDLTLIRVTQLPAQASHKNIQPPSTVRLPIPGTDDWVLETTRAANLVPQGQTSRAKVTSNVMEGGLVLGTRAATKTVVGTIKERRSTVRNTNRLIEGTVNIGIPLITTMNRPSIIRPSAMVRDSLRAVTPGTDQQSEEITRTSAPDADAGAWFSGTITKGKVSALAGTVANSRKSYSEEPLRRIPGAALPISPSNKPFMENSSPDERRVSLILITLSTVLLPFVLLVLLLLLRKFRKRVSLRTQKPTFSLIQLTNFQDLPEKLSLEALQPQEASLLHSHPRGQQSGDSTLLSVPV
- the FCAMR gene encoding high affinity immunoglobulin alpha and immunoglobulin mu Fc receptor isoform X2, with translation MEKNALIQPIQQEGTHLRAGWKMIPLFVLCLLQALPADTGALKGPRLVNGDPGGMVTIKCHYAPTLANKHQRKYWCRLYPPQRVCHTVISTNFYISQSYQGRVTLLDFPRSAMFVVTLAQLTPEDAGYYRCGIGPRTDALFLSMNLTISTAQANHSLDSAIVTIPSSIIPKTALATKGQTMETLCTSTSVTCRQDLDTTLLVEGWQTRTSRRDTTPAEVTQAPGTTGTTTGGQDLGTTLLVEGWQTRTSRRDTTPAEVTQAPGTTGTTTGGQDLGTTLLVEGWQTRTSRRDTTPAEVTQAPGTTGTTTGGQDLGTTLLVEGWQTRTSRRDTTPAEVTQAPGTTETTTGGQDLGTTLLVEGWQTRTSRRDTTPAEVTQASGTTGTTTGGQDLGTTLLVEGWQTRTSRRDTTPAEVTQVPGSPGATAPEIGTTGTTTGGQDLGTTLLVEGWQMRTSIRDTTPAEVTQAPGTAGTTTATGGQDLGTTLFVEELETRTSRRDTTPGEVTQVPGSPGATAPEIGGQVPKTIITTALAPDGEVFDTTLVIKRQEAGTCRGHIIPTNASGTIGIITPVTGSQDPGTLGRTTPAIGRQDFDTSLEAGISRDLTLIRVTQLPAQASHKNIQPPSTVRLPIPGTDDWVLETTRAANLVPQGQTSRAKVTSNVMEGGLVLGTRAATKTVVGTIKERRSTVRNTNRLIEGTVNIGIPLITTMNRPSIIRPSAMVRDSLRAVTPGTDQQSEEITRTSAPDADAGAWFSGTITKGKVSALAGTVANSRKSYSEEPLRRIPGAALPISPSNKPFMENSSPDERRVSLILITLSTVLLPFVLLVLLLLLRKFRKRLFGHRSPRFP
- the FCAMR gene encoding high affinity immunoglobulin alpha and immunoglobulin mu Fc receptor isoform X3; this encodes MEKNALIQPIQQEGTHLRAGWKMIPLFVLCLLQALPADTGALKGPRLVNGDPGGMVTIKCHYAPTLANKHQRKYWCRLYPPQRVCHTVISTNFYISQSYQGRVTLLDFPRSAMFVVTLAQLTPEDAGYYRCGIGPRTDALFLSMNLTISTAQANHSLDSAIVTIPSSIIPKTALATKGQTMETLCTSTSVTCRQDLDTTLLVEGWQTRTSRRDTTPAEVTQAPGTTGTTTGGQDLGTTLLVEGWQTRTSRRDTTPAEVTQAPGTTGTTTGGQDLGTTLLVEGWQTRTSRRDTTPAEVTQAPGTTGTTTGGQDLGTTLLVEGWQTRTSRRDTTPAEVTQAPGTTETTTGGQDLGTTLLVEGWQTRTSRRDTTPAEVTQASGTTGTTTGGQDLGTTLLVEGWQTRTSRRDTTPAEVTQVPGSPGATAPEIGTTGTTTGGQDLGTTLLVEGWQMRTSIRDTTPAEVTQAPGTAGTTTATGGQDLGTTLFVEELETRTSRRDTTPGEVTQVPGSPGATAPEIGGQVPKTIITTALAPDGEVFDTTLVIKRQEAGTCRGHIIPTNASGTIGIITPVTGSQDPGTLGRTTPAIGRQDFDTSLEAGISRDLTLIRVTQLPAQASHKNIQPPSTVRLPIPGTDDWVLETTRAANLVPQGQTSRAKVTSNVMEGGLVLGTRAATKTVVGTIKERRSTVRNTNRLIEGTVNIGIPLITTMNRPSIIRPSAMVRDSLRAVTPGTDQQSEEITRTSAPDADAGAWFSGTITKGKVSALAGTVANSRKSYSEEPLRRIPGAALPISPSNKPFMENSSDTEAHVFPNPAN